One genomic window of Dermacentor andersoni chromosome 8, qqDerAnde1_hic_scaffold, whole genome shotgun sequence includes the following:
- the LOC126525623 gene encoding uncharacterized protein isoform X2: protein MTSPPWGLLTGRGSGQVPAEYLRHRYWNYDPDVQEPRDPRQSCSLPALHPFHPAVWPYLNPVTPIVCKVRQPWLTFIDSYGNLRFNASSSYSLSSLRCSYKSVQRVTDNKITYSDAVPFTRDKVPLNDDVITVSCSNALKWPIYSNIHAVAVRRSSPVRPSVTAPNKRTRGPRSNASFRGSRHASRKPRIKPRQSPNVLIFGLDSVSRLSMMRFLPKTYDYLVTQLNAVVFRGMNKVGDNTFPNLLALLTGRRVEDVVKPGQRDKVYDDVHIVWKEFREAGYETLFAEDFPAFALFNYLARGFTKPPTDYYLRPFWLAVYESFLLMSSSALCLGNGPKHMLQLEYVKRYFDGRNASNSDRPFFAFSYLVEISHDFSQQVGAADDDFVEFLDYLRSNGHLDNTFLFFLSDHGHRFDSIRSTFVGRIEERLPFFALGLPARMDWLDSQARGVASKSTLTRLNVSQIASNLETNAGRLTTPFDTYATLRDIASFASGGSAIVSQDDSHYGISLFGEVTRDRTCERAGIPSEYCSCGSEVPVELDSSLVRKAATALVEKVNDLLNSDELDEPFARRRRCARLSLRRVHDAQELFIVDNVKETAGGARRLRVTVEVLPSAAMLEGLMVVNGEEQFDVLGDISRINKYGNQSHCIRHAVLRKYCYCLAEAPMNNETSRDYEEQTFPTIT from the exons ATGACGTCGCCTCCCTGGGGCCTGCTGACGGGCCGCGGTAGCGGCCAGGTGCCCGCGGAGTACCTCAGGCACCGCTACTGGAACTACGACCCCGACGTCCAGGAGCCCAGGGATCCGCGCCAGAGCTGCTCGCTGCCTGCCCTGCACCCGTTCCATCCCGCCGTGTGGCCGTACCTGAACCCTGTCACGCCCATCGTCTGCAAG GTTCGGCAACCCTGGCTGACGTTTATCGACTCGTACGGCAACCTGCGGTTCAATGCGTCATCGAGCTACTCACTCTCAAGCCTCCGGTGCAGCTACAAGTCCGTCCAGCGCGTCACTGACAACAAGATAACGTACAGCGACGCAGTGCCTTTCACCAGAGACAAAGTGCCTCTCAATGACGACGTCATCACCGTCAGTTGTAGCAACGCGCTGAAGTGGCCCATCTACAGCAACATCCACGCTGTGGCGGTGCGGCGTAGCTCTCCCGTTCGTCCCAGCGTGACAGCTCCGAACAAACGAACACGAGGACCAAGAAGCAACGCCAGCTTCAGAGGTTCCAGGCATGCGAGTAGAAAACCGCGGATAAAACCGAGGCAGTCACCAAACGTGCTAATCTTCGGCTTGGACTCAGTCTCGAGACTGTCCATGATGCGGTTCCTGCCCAAGACGTACGATTACCTCGTCACCCAGCTCAACGCCGTCGTCTTCCGAGGGATGAACAAGGTTGGGGACAACACGTTTCCAAACTTGCTGGCGCTGCTGACAGGCCGGCGAGTTGAGGACGTCGTGAAACCTGGACAGAGGGACAAGGTCTACGACGACGTCCACATCGTGTGGAAGGAATTTCGGGAAGCCGGTTACGAGACGCTCTTTGCCGAGGACTTCCCGGCCTTCGCCTTGTTCAACTACCTCGCCCGCGGATTCACGAAACCGCCCACGGACTATTACCTGCGTCCTTTCTGGCTCGCCGTCTACGAGTCCTTCCTGCTAATGTCTAGCTCGGCGCTGTGCTTGGGAAACGGGCCGAAGCACATGCTGCAACTCGAATACGTCAAACGCTACTTCGACGGCCGCAACGCTAGCAATTCCGATAGGCCTTTCTTCGCCTTCTCCTACCTGGTCGAGATCAGTCACGACTTCTCGCAGCAAGTCGGAGCCGCCGACGACGACTTCGTCGAGTTTCTCGACTACCTTCGCTCCAACGGCCACCTGGACAACACATTCCTCTTTTTCCTCTCGGACCACGGACATCGCTTCGATTCGATCCGATCAACCTTCGTGGGTCGAATCGAAGAGCGGCTGCCATTCTTCGCCCTCGGGCTTCCCGCAAGAATGGATTGGCTAGATTCGCAAGCGCGTGGTGTCGCATCGAAGTCGACGCTGACGCGCCTAAACGTCTCCCAGATCGCGTCCAACCTGGAGACCAACGCGGGTCGCTTGACGACGCCGTTCGACACGTACGCCACACTTCGGGACATCGCGTCATTCGCGAGCGGTGGATCTGCGATCGTCAGCCAAGACGACTCGCACTACGGCATCAGCCTATTCGGTGAGGTTACGCGAGACAGAACTTGCGAGCGAGCGGGCATACCTTCCGAGTACTGCTCCTGCGGGTCGGAGGTTCCCGTCGAACTGGACAGCTCTCTCGTCAGGAAGGCGGCCACGGCGCTCGTGGAAAAAGTCAACGACCTCTTGAACTCCGACGAACTGGACGAACCGTTCGCGAGGAGGCGACGATGCGCCAGGCTTAGCCTGCGTCGTGTCCACGACGCCCAGGAACTGTTCATCGTGGACAACGTCAAGGAGACCGCTGGCGGCGCGCGGCGCCTCAGGGTCACCGTCGAGGTTCTTCCCAGCGCCGCCATGTTGGAAGGCCTGATGGTCGTCAACGGGGAGGAACAATTCGACGTCTTAGGGGACATCAGTCGCATCAACAAGTACGGCAATCAGTCCCACTGCATCCGTCACGCGGTCTTGCGGAAGTACTGCTACTGCCTGGCGGAAGCGCCGATGAATAATGAAACTTCGAGGGACTACGAGGAGCAGACATTTCCTACGATCACCTAG
- the LOC126525623 gene encoding uncharacterized protein isoform X1, with translation MLRRNRVHPAVLIALPFLATLLLMTSPPWGLLTGRGSGQVPAEYLRHRYWNYDPDVQEPRDPRQSCSLPALHPFHPAVWPYLNPVTPIVCKVRQPWLTFIDSYGNLRFNASSSYSLSSLRCSYKSVQRVTDNKITYSDAVPFTRDKVPLNDDVITVSCSNALKWPIYSNIHAVAVRRSSPVRPSVTAPNKRTRGPRSNASFRGSRHASRKPRIKPRQSPNVLIFGLDSVSRLSMMRFLPKTYDYLVTQLNAVVFRGMNKVGDNTFPNLLALLTGRRVEDVVKPGQRDKVYDDVHIVWKEFREAGYETLFAEDFPAFALFNYLARGFTKPPTDYYLRPFWLAVYESFLLMSSSALCLGNGPKHMLQLEYVKRYFDGRNASNSDRPFFAFSYLVEISHDFSQQVGAADDDFVEFLDYLRSNGHLDNTFLFFLSDHGHRFDSIRSTFVGRIEERLPFFALGLPARMDWLDSQARGVASKSTLTRLNVSQIASNLETNAGRLTTPFDTYATLRDIASFASGGSAIVSQDDSHYGISLFGEVTRDRTCERAGIPSEYCSCGSEVPVELDSSLVRKAATALVEKVNDLLNSDELDEPFARRRRCARLSLRRVHDAQELFIVDNVKETAGGARRLRVTVEVLPSAAMLEGLMVVNGEEQFDVLGDISRINKYGNQSHCIRHAVLRKYCYCLAEAPMNNETSRDYEEQTFPTIT, from the exons ATGCTCCGACGAAACAGGGTCCACCCCGCGGTCCTGATCGCGCTGCCGTTCCTGGCCACCTTGCTGCTGATGACGTCGCCTCCCTGGGGCCTGCTGACGGGCCGCGGTAGCGGCCAGGTGCCCGCGGAGTACCTCAGGCACCGCTACTGGAACTACGACCCCGACGTCCAGGAGCCCAGGGATCCGCGCCAGAGCTGCTCGCTGCCTGCCCTGCACCCGTTCCATCCCGCCGTGTGGCCGTACCTGAACCCTGTCACGCCCATCGTCTGCAAG GTTCGGCAACCCTGGCTGACGTTTATCGACTCGTACGGCAACCTGCGGTTCAATGCGTCATCGAGCTACTCACTCTCAAGCCTCCGGTGCAGCTACAAGTCCGTCCAGCGCGTCACTGACAACAAGATAACGTACAGCGACGCAGTGCCTTTCACCAGAGACAAAGTGCCTCTCAATGACGACGTCATCACCGTCAGTTGTAGCAACGCGCTGAAGTGGCCCATCTACAGCAACATCCACGCTGTGGCGGTGCGGCGTAGCTCTCCCGTTCGTCCCAGCGTGACAGCTCCGAACAAACGAACACGAGGACCAAGAAGCAACGCCAGCTTCAGAGGTTCCAGGCATGCGAGTAGAAAACCGCGGATAAAACCGAGGCAGTCACCAAACGTGCTAATCTTCGGCTTGGACTCAGTCTCGAGACTGTCCATGATGCGGTTCCTGCCCAAGACGTACGATTACCTCGTCACCCAGCTCAACGCCGTCGTCTTCCGAGGGATGAACAAGGTTGGGGACAACACGTTTCCAAACTTGCTGGCGCTGCTGACAGGCCGGCGAGTTGAGGACGTCGTGAAACCTGGACAGAGGGACAAGGTCTACGACGACGTCCACATCGTGTGGAAGGAATTTCGGGAAGCCGGTTACGAGACGCTCTTTGCCGAGGACTTCCCGGCCTTCGCCTTGTTCAACTACCTCGCCCGCGGATTCACGAAACCGCCCACGGACTATTACCTGCGTCCTTTCTGGCTCGCCGTCTACGAGTCCTTCCTGCTAATGTCTAGCTCGGCGCTGTGCTTGGGAAACGGGCCGAAGCACATGCTGCAACTCGAATACGTCAAACGCTACTTCGACGGCCGCAACGCTAGCAATTCCGATAGGCCTTTCTTCGCCTTCTCCTACCTGGTCGAGATCAGTCACGACTTCTCGCAGCAAGTCGGAGCCGCCGACGACGACTTCGTCGAGTTTCTCGACTACCTTCGCTCCAACGGCCACCTGGACAACACATTCCTCTTTTTCCTCTCGGACCACGGACATCGCTTCGATTCGATCCGATCAACCTTCGTGGGTCGAATCGAAGAGCGGCTGCCATTCTTCGCCCTCGGGCTTCCCGCAAGAATGGATTGGCTAGATTCGCAAGCGCGTGGTGTCGCATCGAAGTCGACGCTGACGCGCCTAAACGTCTCCCAGATCGCGTCCAACCTGGAGACCAACGCGGGTCGCTTGACGACGCCGTTCGACACGTACGCCACACTTCGGGACATCGCGTCATTCGCGAGCGGTGGATCTGCGATCGTCAGCCAAGACGACTCGCACTACGGCATCAGCCTATTCGGTGAGGTTACGCGAGACAGAACTTGCGAGCGAGCGGGCATACCTTCCGAGTACTGCTCCTGCGGGTCGGAGGTTCCCGTCGAACTGGACAGCTCTCTCGTCAGGAAGGCGGCCACGGCGCTCGTGGAAAAAGTCAACGACCTCTTGAACTCCGACGAACTGGACGAACCGTTCGCGAGGAGGCGACGATGCGCCAGGCTTAGCCTGCGTCGTGTCCACGACGCCCAGGAACTGTTCATCGTGGACAACGTCAAGGAGACCGCTGGCGGCGCGCGGCGCCTCAGGGTCACCGTCGAGGTTCTTCCCAGCGCCGCCATGTTGGAAGGCCTGATGGTCGTCAACGGGGAGGAACAATTCGACGTCTTAGGGGACATCAGTCGCATCAACAAGTACGGCAATCAGTCCCACTGCATCCGTCACGCGGTCTTGCGGAAGTACTGCTACTGCCTGGCGGAAGCGCCGATGAATAATGAAACTTCGAGGGACTACGAGGAGCAGACATTTCCTACGATCACCTAG